The genomic stretch CTCCCCCTGCACCCAGCTGACCAAGGCCGAGTCGGTTTTAAAATGAGCGCAGCCAAGTTTCAAAATGGCCAGGATCTTGCCGGATTGATCCAGGGCTTGATCCGTGGAAATGTCAAACAACCTGTGCAAGAGATCTTCGATCGCACGGGTCTGGGAGATATCCCTGATAATGGCAAACAGGCCCATGACCCGGCCCTCTTTGTCGCGGATGGGGCCGCCAGTGGTGCGGGTCAGAAAACTGGTGCCGTCCTTGCGCTTGTAGCGCATTTCGTAGTTGTGATCGAGATCTTCAACCGCAACCGAAAACCCGGCGCTGCGTTGTTTTTCATAGCTCTGTGGGGCGGCATAAAGCTGTTCGGCGCTTTGCCCGATCAATTCTTGCTGGCTATATCCAAATAGGGTCTGAAAGGCAGTATTGTACCACGTAATACGTTGGGTTTCGTCCGCGATGATCACTGCATCTGGCAGGTCTCGAAACAGATCGGGAATACGAATGTCGCCGATTGAGACGTCTTTTGTCCGTGGTGCGGGAGGCTCATTACTCGGCATCCTGTCTAGGCTCATACTGTCGTTCGCTTTATTTTTGCGCGCGCCTCTCGCCTTTGTTACCGCGTAACCGCCCCGGCCTGTTGTGGCCGCCGGGCGTTGAGATATCAGAGAAACGCAACGGGAAATCTGTTAGTTAAAGTCAGGCTTGGACAGATCTGTGCAGTGTGGAAAGTGAACAAATGATGCTCATACCGCACAGGGTGAACTTGCTTTGACTATGATCAAAATTGGGTGGGCGTTCAGTAGGGGTCCTCTAATTTCAATATTTTAATTTTCAATTGTTGGGCTGCGAACTTTTTAGACGCTGCGCCCGCCGTGATGGGCTTCCCCGCGTTCACGGGCGAGACGCATCTGCTTTTGCCGCTCGCGGAACCGGGCCTTGTCTGCCTCAGTGGTCTCATCAATGCACTGATAGCAAGAGACCCCCATTTCAAATGACGGTAATGTCTTATCCTTGGGCAGGATGGGGCGGCGACAGCCGTGGCACAGCTCATGTGGGCCTTCGACCAACCCGTGGCCAACCGATACCCGGTTGTCAAAGACAAAACATTCGCCTTGCCAGCTGCTGTCTTCGGGGGGCATTTCCTCCAGGTAGCGCAGAATGCCACCTTTGAGGTGATAGACATCCTCGACACCCTGGCTCAGCAGGTAGTTTGTTGATTTCTCGCAGCGAATGCCACCGGTGCAAAACATCGCCACGCGTTTGTTGTGAAACCGGTCCTTGTTGGCCTGCCACCAGGCGGGGAAGTCGCGAAAGCTGGCGGTTTCCGGGTCGATTGCGCCCTCAAAGGTGCCAATCTGCACCTCATAGTCGTTGCGGGTGTCGATGACCGCCACATCTTCGGCGCGGATCAGGTCGTTCCAGTCTTCGGGTTCAACATAATGGCCAACACTGGCTTTGGGATCGACATCGGGCTGCCCCATGGTGACGATCTCCTTTTTCAGGCGGACCTTGATCTTGCCAAAAGGTGGCTGCTCGCTAAAGGCCTCTTTCCAGGCAAGATCCGCGCAGCCCGGCAGCGTTTTGATATGGTTGAGCACCGCTTCGATCCCGGCTTCAGGGCCTGCAATAGTGCCATTGATACCCTCCTGTGCCAGCAGCAGGGACCCCGTCACCGCGTGGTGCAGACAAAGCTCCAGCAGTGCCGGTTTGAGAGCGGCAGGATCGGTGAAACGGGTGAAGTGATAAAGGGCGGCGATTTTATACATGATGCGCCCTTAGAACTCTGCGCTGCATTTTTCAAGAAAAACAAAAAAAGGCGGGCTGTTTTGCCGCCGGATCGCGCCCTTTCGCCCTGCATCAAGGTGACGTATTTCCTGTGTGGCAATAGACGTCTAGGTAGGTTGATAGAACAAACGCTTGGAGGAACAGAGATGACGCAGGCCCTGATCGTAATTGATGTCCAGAACGATTTTTGTCCAGGTGGCGCGCTTGCGGTCCCCGGAGGCGATGAAGTGGTGGCGCCGATCAATGCTATGATGGGGAATTTCGACACTGTGATCCTGACCCAGGACTGGCACCCGGCGGGGCATTCCTCCTTTGCCAGCTCGCACTCTGGCATGTCGCCGTTTGAGAGCGTCGGGATGAGCTATGGGCCGCAGGTTTTGTGGCCGGATCACTGTGTTCAGGGCAGCGCCGGAGCCGAATTTCACCCGGAACTGGATGTGAGCGGTGATCTGATTATCCGCAAGGGGTTTCGCCCCCTGATCGACAGCTATTCCGGGTTCTTTGAAAATGATCAAAAGACCCCCACGGGGTTGGACGGGTATCTGCGCTCTCGTGGGGTGTCGGAGCTGACCTTTGTTGGGCTGGCGACCGATTTCTGCGTTGCTTTTTCGGCCCTGGATGCCGTCAAACTGGGCTTTAAGGTCCATGTCGATCTCACCGCATGCCGGGGGATAGACCTGGAGGGGTCACTGGCGAAGTCTTTGGCAGAGATGCGCGCCGCTGGGGTGCAATTACAACAGGTTTGAAGACCGAAACATAGTCCGCCCTCATTTTTCTTGCTACGGGTCTTTAGGAGTTTGAAAGAGTGGGGAGGCAATATTTGGCTGATTGCGCGGAGGCAACAGCACAGAATGACGACCCAAGGAAAGTCTGGCGAAGAAGAGCCTCGTATCAGCTCGCTGGCCCAACACCACGAGCGATATAGCCAGGACGGGTTGTTCCGGCGCTATGTGCGTGGTCAGGTGAGGATTTTTTGGCCACGTTTGGCCTTTATTGCGCTGGTGTCTCTGATGATGGTGGTGTTTGCCTCAATCGTGGCCGGGCTGGTTGCATTTTTGGTCGCCGGTACAGTCGAGGTGATAGATGGCACATTCATGCGCTATGCCCAGCGAAAGCTGAAGGCTGGGGCTCCCAGCCGGGGATTGCGTCGCATCAGCGCGGTTACTGGCTTTCTGCAGAGCTGTGGCATGTTTCTCAGTACAGCGAGCCCCTATTGGGTGGGTTCGCTGATTGGCGAAACCAATCTGGCAGAAATAGATCCGCTTTTTGCAATTAGTGTTTTGGCGGGGGCAGCGATAAATGCGGGCCTGCTGATGCCCTACAATAGGCTGGCAACTGTGGCCCGTCTGAGCGTCTATATGCTGGCGCCCTATGTTTTGATGTTCAGTGGTGACAACGTTCTCAGCCAAATGGAATTTCAACTACGTCTCGGCGGATTGCTGATACTCGATGGGACGCTGTTTTGGTATCTGCATTTTGTTAACCGCAGCTTTTCGCGCACCCGCAGCATGTTGTTGACCCAGGCCTTGCAGCAGCAGGAGCTGGAGGGCGCCTATCAGCGCTTGCTGGAGCAGCAGGTCGAGGCAAAGCGGCTGGCCTTGGTGGCACGCCATGCAAATGACAGTGTTCTTCTCATAGATGAAAACAACAAGGTAAAATGGGTGAACGAGGCCTTCACCCGGCTGACGGGATACGGCTTTGATGAAATTCTGGACCGAGAGCCTGGTGACTTGCTGAACCATCCAGACACCGATCCAGACGCGCTTGATCAAATCCTCGAGGGGCGGCGCAAGGCGCGACCTTTCAGGATGGAGATTCTGAACCGCCACAAGGATGGGCGGGATATCTGGCTGGAAACCAACCAGGTTCCCATACGGGGCGAGCAGGGTGGAGAGATGTCCTACATCGCCATCGAGCGTGACATAACAGCGGCCAAACAAAACGCCCAGCAGCTCGAAGAAGCCCGCCAGGCAGCCGAAGAAGGGAGCCGTGCCAAATCGGATTTCCTGGCCACCATGAGCCACGAAATCCGCACTCCGATGAATGGGGTCATTGGTATGGCACAGCTGCTGGAAGAAACCGATCTGGATACCGATCAAAAGCTCTATGCCAACACGATTCTCAGCTCAGCCAAAACCTTGTTGGCACTGATCAACGACATCTTGGATCTGTCAAAGCTGGACGCAGGGCAGATTTCGATCAACCCCTGTGATTTTGACCTGCACCAATGCATTGACGAGACAATTCGATTGCTGCGTACCCAGGCCGAAGCCAAGGGGCTGACCCTGGATGTTGAGCGTGATGCCGATTTACCCCGCTACCTCAATGGCGACGATCACCGGCTGCGCCAAATTTTGAATAATCTGGTGGGCAATGCGATCAAGTTCACTGAACAGGGCCGGGTCAAGGTCACGGTCGAAGCAGAGCCAACATCCGGCGGTGGGGTATTGCTGAACTGTTCAATTATTGACACCGGCATCGGCATCCCAAAAGAAATGCTTACGGGCATTTTTGAGCGTTTCTCGCAGGCTGATGCGGCCATCAGTCGCCGTTTTGGCGGCTCAGGGCTTGGCCTGGCCATCTCCAGGCGCTTGGCCGAGGCCATGGATGGGCGCATCACCGTAACCTCGGAAATCGGGACCGGATCATGTTTCACCCTGGCCCTGCCTTTTGGCCTGGCCAGCGCTGCGGACATCACAGTGGCGCCAGTGCCAGAGCGGACAGGGGACACTGATGGATTGTCTGGGCTGCGGGTGCTGGTGGCCGAAGACAACCGGGTCAACCGGTTGTTGATACAGAAGTTCCTGAAACAGACAGATCTGGAGCTGGAGTTTGCCCATGATGGCGCTGAGGCGGTAGACAAGGTCAAATCGTTCGAGCCGGATATCATCCTGATGGATGTTAGCATGCCGGTCATGGACGGATTGGAGGCGACGCGGATCATTCGCTCTTGGGGCCAGCCGCAACCGGCGATCATCGCCTTGACCGCAAATGCATTTGATACCGATCGTGAGGTCTGTCTGGCCGCTGGCATGAATGAATTTGTCACCAAGCCGATTTCCAGAACCCAGCTTTTGGAGGTTCTGGCCAGCTTTGCGCAAGCCCACCGGGTGCAAATGACAGGGTGACTGCGACTGGCTGACCAGGCCTGGGGGATCGTCACCGGAAACCCTTGGGGCCGGCCTTGCCTTGCTCTGGCTTGCTGCCTGTCCTATCAAGTCGTGACCCAACTTGCATGAGGCCGCCGGTGGATATCGCAACCCGCGTTTACAATCATAAATGGAAGATCGACCCGATCATCCGTTCCTTGATTGATACAGATTTTTACAAACTGCTGATGTGTCAGTCAGTCTTTCGCAATAAACCGCAGACCGAGGTGACATTCTCGTTGATCAACCGGTCAACCTCGGTGCCGCTGGCGCATCTGATCGACGAGGGAGAGCTGCGCGAGCAGTTGGATCATATCCGTTCTTTGTCGCTGTCCCGTGGCGAAAGCACCTGGCTGCGCGGCAATACCTTTTATGGCAAGCGCCAGATGTTTCGCCCGGACTTTATGGAGTGGTTCGAAAACCTGCGCCTGCCCGCCTATCATCTGGAACGCGTCGGTGATCAGTATGAGCTGACCTTTGAAGGCAAATGGCACGAGGTCATGCTCTGGGAGATTTCAGCCCTGGCGGTGCTGATGGAGCTGCGCTCGCGGGCGGTTCTGAATGACATGGGCCGGTTTGAACTGCAGGTGCTTTATGCCCGCGCCATGACGCGGGTCTGGGAAAAGATCGAGCGCCTGCGCGATATCGACGGGTTGAGCATTGCCGATTTTGGCACCCGCCGCCGCCATGGATTCCTCTGGCAGGACTGGTGCGTGCAGGCGATGCGCGAAGGGCTGGGAAGCAAATTCACCGGCACCTCGAACTGTCTGATCGCCATGCGGCGCGAGGTCGAAGCCATTGGCACCAATGCCCATGAGCTGCCGATGGTCTATTCGGCTTTGGCAGCGGATGATGCAGCTTTGGCCCGTGCGCCCTATGATGTGTTGTCAGACTGGCATGAGGAACATGACGGTAATCTGCGCATCATCCTGCCCGATACCTATGGCACCCAGGGGTTTCTGGATCACGCGCCGGACTGGCTGGCGGGCTGGACCGGGATCCGTATCGACAGCGGTGATCCAGCCGCATGGGCGGAGGTGGCGATCAAATGGTGGCAGGAGCGCGGCGAAGATCCGCTGCAAAAGCGGGTGATTTTCTCAGATGGGTTGGACGTCGATAAAATCGCCGAGCTGCACGGGAAATTTGCGGGGCGGACGAAAGTCTCTTTTGGTTGGGGCACCCTGCTGACCAATGATTTTCGCGGCCTGGTCCCCGATGATGGGTTGGCCCCCTTCTCGCTGGTGTGCAAAGCGATCTCCGCCAATGGAAAACCAACGGTAAAATTGTCGGATAACCCGGAAAAAGCCATGGGGTCGGC from Phaeobacter sp. G2 encodes the following:
- a CDS encoding PAS domain S-box protein, coding for MPSNEPPAPRTKDVSIGDIRIPDLFRDLPDAVIIADETQRITWYNTAFQTLFGYSQQELIGQSAEQLYAAPQSYEKQRSAGFSVAVEDLDHNYEMRYKRKDGTSFLTRTTGGPIRDKEGRVMGLFAIIRDISQTRAIEDLLHRLFDISTDQALDQSGKILAILKLGCAHFKTDSALVSWVQGERYTILYSYSDLVDIPRGTVFPLGDTYCSEMLNSGGPLACHTAKQSQFGTHPCYDLFLLETYIGVPLIVDGEIFGTLNFTSPEERHPFEAGDLEVIKMFAAWVGQQLNFEKATNQLPTETTTLT
- a CDS encoding rhodanese-related sulfurtransferase, which codes for MYKIAALYHFTRFTDPAALKPALLELCLHHAVTGSLLLAQEGINGTIAGPEAGIEAVLNHIKTLPGCADLAWKEAFSEQPPFGKIKVRLKKEIVTMGQPDVDPKASVGHYVEPEDWNDLIRAEDVAVIDTRNDYEVQIGTFEGAIDPETASFRDFPAWWQANKDRFHNKRVAMFCTGGIRCEKSTNYLLSQGVEDVYHLKGGILRYLEEMPPEDSSWQGECFVFDNRVSVGHGLVEGPHELCHGCRRPILPKDKTLPSFEMGVSCYQCIDETTEADKARFRERQKQMRLARERGEAHHGGRSV
- the pncA gene encoding bifunctional nicotinamidase/pyrazinamidase; protein product: MTQALIVIDVQNDFCPGGALAVPGGDEVVAPINAMMGNFDTVILTQDWHPAGHSSFASSHSGMSPFESVGMSYGPQVLWPDHCVQGSAGAEFHPELDVSGDLIIRKGFRPLIDSYSGFFENDQKTPTGLDGYLRSRGVSELTFVGLATDFCVAFSALDAVKLGFKVHVDLTACRGIDLEGSLAKSLAEMRAAGVQLQQV
- a CDS encoding ATP-binding protein; its protein translation is MTTQGKSGEEEPRISSLAQHHERYSQDGLFRRYVRGQVRIFWPRLAFIALVSLMMVVFASIVAGLVAFLVAGTVEVIDGTFMRYAQRKLKAGAPSRGLRRISAVTGFLQSCGMFLSTASPYWVGSLIGETNLAEIDPLFAISVLAGAAINAGLLMPYNRLATVARLSVYMLAPYVLMFSGDNVLSQMEFQLRLGGLLILDGTLFWYLHFVNRSFSRTRSMLLTQALQQQELEGAYQRLLEQQVEAKRLALVARHANDSVLLIDENNKVKWVNEAFTRLTGYGFDEILDREPGDLLNHPDTDPDALDQILEGRRKARPFRMEILNRHKDGRDIWLETNQVPIRGEQGGEMSYIAIERDITAAKQNAQQLEEARQAAEEGSRAKSDFLATMSHEIRTPMNGVIGMAQLLEETDLDTDQKLYANTILSSAKTLLALINDILDLSKLDAGQISINPCDFDLHQCIDETIRLLRTQAEAKGLTLDVERDADLPRYLNGDDHRLRQILNNLVGNAIKFTEQGRVKVTVEAEPTSGGGVLLNCSIIDTGIGIPKEMLTGIFERFSQADAAISRRFGGSGLGLAISRRLAEAMDGRITVTSEIGTGSCFTLALPFGLASAADITVAPVPERTGDTDGLSGLRVLVAEDNRVNRLLIQKFLKQTDLELEFAHDGAEAVDKVKSFEPDIILMDVSMPVMDGLEATRIIRSWGQPQPAIIALTANAFDTDREVCLAAGMNEFVTKPISRTQLLEVLASFAQAHRVQMTG
- the pncB gene encoding nicotinate phosphoribosyltransferase; this translates as MDIATRVYNHKWKIDPIIRSLIDTDFYKLLMCQSVFRNKPQTEVTFSLINRSTSVPLAHLIDEGELREQLDHIRSLSLSRGESTWLRGNTFYGKRQMFRPDFMEWFENLRLPAYHLERVGDQYELTFEGKWHEVMLWEISALAVLMELRSRAVLNDMGRFELQVLYARAMTRVWEKIERLRDIDGLSIADFGTRRRHGFLWQDWCVQAMREGLGSKFTGTSNCLIAMRREVEAIGTNAHELPMVYSALAADDAALARAPYDVLSDWHEEHDGNLRIILPDTYGTQGFLDHAPDWLAGWTGIRIDSGDPAAWAEVAIKWWQERGEDPLQKRVIFSDGLDVDKIAELHGKFAGRTKVSFGWGTLLTNDFRGLVPDDGLAPFSLVCKAISANGKPTVKLSDNPEKAMGSADEIARYKRVFGIGEQDHIDVIV